Proteins from one Rosa chinensis cultivar Old Blush chromosome 7, RchiOBHm-V2, whole genome shotgun sequence genomic window:
- the LOC121050615 gene encoding alcohol-forming fatty acyl-CoA reductase-like — protein MVVNANKYLENPGMIYHVGTSLRNPIKMSEFSNFMFQYCTKNPWLYKDGSPIKVEKLKMFTTMAAFRSYMQIRYMLPLEGLKFLNKEFDQYFKELYVNYNRKITFAMGLAELYRPFSLYKAIFDDTNLEKLQRIARENYRDAEIFNFDPRCIDWEDYIMRTHIPGLWKHVMIKQSQNQSQSRL, from the exons ATGGTagtgaatgccaacaaatatCTTGAAAATCCTGGAATGATTTATCATGTGGGAACGTCCTTGAGAAATCCAATTAAAATGTCTGAGTTTTCAAATTTCATGTTCCAATACTGCACCAAAAATCCATGGCTTTATAAGGATGGAAGCCCGATCAAGGTTGAGAAGTTGAAAATGTTCACAACTATGGCTGCATTTCGTTCGTACATGCAAATCCGCTACATGTTACCATTggag gGATTAAAGTTcttgaataaagaatttgacCAATATTTTAAAGAATTATATGTTAACTATAACCGGAAAATAACATTTGCGATGGGGTTGGCTGAGTTGTACCGACCATTTTCGCTATACAAGGCCAT CTTTGACGACACCAATTTGGAGAAGTTGCAAAGGATAGCAAGAGAGAATTACAGAGACGCTGAAATCTTTAATTTTGACCCAAGATGCATTGATTGGGAAGACTACATCATGCGTACTCACATCCCTGGCCTTTGGAAACATGTTATGATCAAACAAAGCCAGAACCAGAGCCAGAGCCGACTTTGA
- the LOC112177501 gene encoding probable fatty acyl-CoA reductase 5, whose amino-acid sequence MELDSILGYLESKTILVTGATGLLGMVFVEKILRVQPNIGKLYLLIRASDANSATHRMRNEIIEKELFRVLREKWGTDFESFISKKVVAIPGDVASAELGVKGFELRERMCNEIQIILHSAATVDFNDRYDIALDVNTFGVLHVLNFAKKCLKLEMLVHISTAYVGVGRSGLILEDSSPMDELIKEITKSDLKVLERNMAVDKLNELKAQNASEKVITNKMKDLGVARSKLYGWPTTYLFTKAMAEVYLEQSKGNLPITIIRPTVVTSTYKEPFPGWHQGYRTVNSVIGTFWKGALTCLPIDPTAVMDLVSFIPF is encoded by the exons ATGGAGTTGGATAGCATTCTAGGATATCTGGAGAGCAAGACCATCTTAGTTACTGGAGCCACTGGCTTATTAGGAATGG TATTTGTGGAGAAGATACTAAGGGTTCAACCAAATATTGGAAAGCTCTACCTTCTTATAAGAGCTTCTGATGCCAACTCTGCCACACATCGCATGCGCAATGAG ATTATAGAGAAAGAGTTATTTAGGGTTCTTAGAGAAAAATGGGGCACAGATTTtgaatccttcatttcaaaaaaagtAGTTGCTATTCCGGGAGACGTAGCTTCTGCAGAACTAGGAGTGAAAGGATTTGAATTGAGGGAACGAATGTGCAATGAAATACAAATTATACTTCATTCTGCAGCAACCGTGGATTTTAATGACAG GTATGATATTGCTTTGGATGTGAATACATTTGGGGTTCTGCATGTGTTGAACTTTGCGAAGAAGTGTTTGAAACTAGAAATGCTTGTTCACATATCAACTG CTTATGTGGGAGTCGGAAGGAGTGGCCTTATACTGGAGGACTCCTCTCCAATGGATGAGCTGATAAAGGAAATCACTAAATCTGACTTGAAAGTATTGGAAAGGAATATGGCGGTGGACAAATTAAATGAACTAAAAGCACAAAATGCTTCAGAAAAGGTTATTACGAATAAAATGAAGGACCTGGGCGTTGCAAG GTCAAAGTTGTATGGTTGGCCAACTACTTATTTGTTTACAAAAGCGATGGCAGAAGTATATCTTGAACAATCAAAAGGTAATTTACCCATTACCATCATACGCCCAACTGTAGTTACGAGCACTTACAAGGAACCATTTCCAGGTTGGCATCAAGGTTACAG AACCGTTAATAGCGTAATCGGTACTTTTTGGAAAGGGGCACTGACATGCTTGCCTATAGATCCTACAGCTGTAATGGATTTGGTGAGTTTCATACCATTTTAG